One region of Sulfurisphaera ohwakuensis genomic DNA includes:
- a CDS encoding ATP-binding protein produces MICDVPKVAVTTWSSRGVILVGPTYRQYLNKALDAVKNKEVASIIGQPGMGKTTILKKVEETVFSFSTTPFYLDLASKSEIEDEFWSKVSGDKVRSVIYPLLEKDKKKYGYSFLKKLFGVSFRSHLDSLCGKMISDDDKLLRLYCLKYNRDFDGMLKFIEDFKSFDNIALLIDEVRETHITKIHRLINSGLNVSILIAIPTDSYSRITDLAIRRRLDESRISLDSLTSEDIKEIVEAYCKPLSEEFFPIVLSLWKGRELNTVSSILQFIRSEVEKASKECGDNINCLKERIRTSYSLSNVEEDSKNLERLIRDSLSSLSKEFNISYVHPRGKRIEVKGKSFVVGLFFILDNEAYIGLVKLYNNEVKAEDEDVKLLSYVSTVEHDKKEYSVKYRFVVTNSSSLEVPSVVNKLEFNTMEVVRVLQGDNEILEEKVRGFLKSITSQQGKSELAVT; encoded by the coding sequence ATGATATGTGATGTTCCTAAAGTGGCTGTTACAACTTGGTCATCTAGGGGAGTTATTTTAGTTGGTCCTACCTATAGGCAGTATTTAAACAAGGCGTTAGATGCTGTAAAAAATAAGGAGGTCGCTTCAATTATTGGTCAACCGGGTATGGGTAAGACTACTATATTAAAGAAGGTTGAGGAGACAGTCTTTTCCTTCTCTACTACTCCTTTCTACTTAGATTTAGCTAGCAAGAGTGAGATTGAAGATGAGTTTTGGAGTAAGGTTAGTGGTGATAAGGTTAGGAGTGTTATTTATCCTTTACTAGAGAAAGATAAGAAGAAATATGGATACTCCTTTCTCAAGAAACTGTTTGGTGTTTCATTTAGGTCTCATCTTGATTCTCTATGTGGAAAGATGATTTCTGATGACGACAAACTTTTGCGTTTATACTGCTTAAAATATAATAGGGATTTTGATGGTATGTTAAAGTTTATTGAAGATTTTAAGTCATTTGATAACATAGCTCTTCTAATTGATGAGGTAAGGGAAACTCATATTACTAAGATTCACAGGTTGATAAATTCTGGTCTGAACGTTTCTATCCTTATCGCTATTCCTACTGATAGTTATAGTAGGATTACTGATTTAGCAATTAGAAGGAGATTGGATGAAAGTAGGATTTCTCTAGATTCCTTAACTTCTGAAGATATTAAGGAGATAGTTGAGGCATATTGTAAACCCTTGTCTGAAGAATTTTTCCCTATCGTCTTGTCTCTCTGGAAGGGAAGAGAGCTAAATACTGTTAGTAGTATTTTACAGTTTATTAGGAGTGAGGTTGAAAAGGCTAGTAAGGAGTGTGGTGATAATATTAATTGTTTAAAGGAGAGGATAAGGACTTCCTATAGTTTAAGTAATGTTGAGGAAGATTCAAAGAACTTAGAGAGATTAATTAGGGACTCTCTTTCCTCTCTATCAAAAGAGTTTAATATATCTTATGTTCACCCGAGGGGTAAGAGGATTGAGGTTAAGGGTAAGAGCTTTGTTGTTGGCTTGTTCTTCATACTAGATAATGAGGCCTATATTGGTTTAGTAAAACTGTATAATAATGAGGTTAAGGCTGAAGATGAGGATGTTAAGCTTTTGAGCTATGTCTCTACTGTAGAGCATGATAAGAAAGAGTACTCGGTTAAGTATCGCTTTGTAGTTACAAATTCTTCTTCGCTTGAAGTTCCTTCAGTTGTGAATAAGTTGGAGTTTAATACTATGGAAGTTGTAAGAGTGTTACAAGGTGATAATGAGATCTTAGAAGAAAAAGTAAGGGGATTCTTAAAATCTATTACTTCTCAACAAGGTAAAAGCGAGCTAGCCGTTACCTAA
- a CDS encoding zinc ribbon domain-containing protein, translating to MKFCPRCGTANLDIANYCKKCGTYLNNICPRCSYPNKPEANFCAKCGYSLKTRQLIPATQTIVQQPTRRVTTIQSRKEEKKKLIIISAIAIAIILILLIPLSNIKVHDEVIGVQPLTTYEIDNILGGNWVTLGPEYTSDAMQISSIMHFPLSQNITAYYQFFGFSDYNLVILYINFSSNKLAKAFYLNYTEKYHGVQTTLNTYPLTILQSTNIIAEITEFGPYIIYIEVYSLHGEPLNYTTIQIEKLINYMEIT from the coding sequence ATGAAATTTTGTCCAAGATGCGGAACTGCTAATCTTGACATAGCGAACTACTGCAAAAAATGTGGAACATATTTAAACAATATTTGTCCAAGATGCAGTTATCCTAACAAACCAGAAGCAAACTTCTGTGCAAAATGTGGTTATTCACTAAAGACCAGACAGCTTATTCCTGCAACGCAAACCATAGTCCAGCAACCTACTAGGAGAGTAACCACAATACAAAGCAGAAAAGAAGAAAAAAAGAAATTAATAATCATATCAGCAATAGCTATAGCCATAATACTTATACTCTTAATACCCTTATCAAATATCAAAGTTCATGATGAAGTGATAGGCGTACAACCACTAACAACGTACGAAATAGATAACATATTAGGCGGAAACTGGGTCACATTAGGACCAGAATATACTTCAGACGCAATGCAAATATCAAGCATAATGCACTTTCCACTATCACAAAATATAACAGCATATTATCAATTCTTTGGCTTCTCAGATTATAATCTAGTAATACTTTACATAAACTTCTCATCTAATAAATTAGCTAAGGCGTTTTACTTAAATTATACAGAGAAATACCACGGAGTGCAGACTACACTCAATACATACCCACTCACTATATTGCAATCAACAAATATAATAGCTGAAATAACAGAGTTCGGACCTTATATTATATACATAGAAGTTTACTCATTACATGGAGAGCCATTAAACTATACAACAATTCAAATAGAAAAACTAATTAACTATATGGAAATAACTTGA
- a CDS encoding sugar porter family MFS transporter, protein MSSYEDLLKVLDSRKVTRLYWIITILAAIGGFLFGYDTAVIGTAAEFAPYHYSGFLLGYEIASASLGAAIGAIIAYFYTDRYGRKSLLILDAGIYTAAAVLSALTINGIMLLVMRTVIGIAIGADSAVATAYITEYAPKDKRGSLAIMQQWMITIGILGSYLVGSAILYFLPSLAYVFDWRLILGLAAVPALIGLIFRFMMPESPRWLIYTGQFDKLKRELAKFGISVSDDILERTRREIQSEMNIKLDTAAKKALLLVGLWLVFQQITGINVPFYYGPILLSKLHIFSSTTNPVYSAIDGVLESTILAVINVAATYIAFRYIDKIGRRTLGISAYIGMAIFDLIGGISTLFGFNIGLLISFAGFIIFFAYGVGGTGWLIQAEYFDTRIRGRMAAIGALIDWLANFALIEIFPVMLSTVGLGGSMFIFFILDLVALVFVYFFIPETKGMSLEDVVKMFSSVPISKIKNGREIVLSK, encoded by the coding sequence ATGTCGTCTTATGAAGATTTGTTAAAAGTTTTAGATTCTAGAAAGGTAACCAGACTTTACTGGATTATAACTATTTTAGCGGCTATTGGTGGTTTTCTGTTTGGTTATGATACTGCAGTAATTGGTACTGCAGCGGAGTTTGCTCCTTATCACTATTCTGGTTTTCTGTTAGGTTATGAGATTGCTAGTGCTTCTCTAGGTGCTGCAATTGGTGCTATTATTGCTTATTTTTATACCGATAGATATGGTAGGAAATCTCTTCTGATTTTAGACGCTGGTATTTATACTGCTGCAGCTGTTCTTTCTGCTTTAACTATTAATGGTATTATGTTACTTGTAATGAGGACTGTTATAGGTATTGCTATTGGTGCTGATTCTGCTGTTGCTACTGCTTATATAACTGAATATGCTCCTAAAGATAAGAGAGGTTCCCTAGCGATTATGCAACAGTGGATGATAACTATTGGTATTTTAGGTTCTTATCTTGTGGGTTCTGCAATTCTTTATTTTCTACCATCACTAGCTTATGTTTTTGATTGGAGGCTAATTTTAGGCTTAGCAGCTGTTCCAGCTCTTATAGGTTTAATATTTAGGTTCATGATGCCAGAGTCCCCAAGGTGGTTAATTTATACTGGACAATTTGATAAGCTTAAGAGGGAATTAGCAAAGTTTGGTATAAGTGTTTCTGATGATATTTTAGAGAGAACTAGGAGGGAGATTCAAAGTGAGATGAACATTAAGTTAGATACTGCTGCTAAGAAAGCCTTGCTTCTTGTTGGTTTATGGTTAGTTTTCCAACAAATTACCGGGATTAATGTACCATTTTATTATGGTCCAATACTTCTTTCAAAACTTCATATTTTCTCTTCAACTACCAATCCGGTTTATAGTGCTATTGATGGTGTTCTTGAGTCTACTATTTTAGCGGTTATAAATGTTGCAGCTACATATATTGCTTTTAGGTATATTGATAAGATTGGAAGAAGGACTTTGGGTATTTCGGCATATATTGGTATGGCGATATTTGATTTGATAGGTGGTATTTCAACGCTATTCGGTTTTAATATTGGTTTGTTGATCTCCTTTGCTGGCTTTATAATTTTCTTTGCTTATGGTGTTGGTGGTACTGGCTGGTTGATTCAAGCTGAATATTTTGATACTAGAATTAGGGGTAGGATGGCAGCCATTGGTGCTTTAATTGATTGGTTAGCTAATTTTGCTTTAATTGAGATATTTCCAGTAATGTTATCTACTGTAGGATTAGGCGGTTCTATGTTTATATTCTTTATACTTGATTTAGTAGCGTTAGTGTTTGTTTACTTCTTTATACCAGAAACCAAGGGAATGTCCTTAGAGGATGTAGTTAAGATGTTTTCATCGGTACCCATTTCTAAAATTAAGAATGGGAGAGAGATTGTATTAAGTAAGTAA
- a CDS encoding PaREP1 family protein, with protein sequence MKEADELLFKGDVVQACEKYYKAAEEAIKILSYKNSTKTILKVNQIGHWNSKLYFDSIDELEKIYPDIRTLWISAWILHVEGFHEGRLTKENVLILKNDIERLVRLIQ encoded by the coding sequence TTGAAAGAGGCTGATGAGTTGCTTTTTAAGGGTGATGTTGTTCAAGCTTGTGAGAAGTATTATAAGGCTGCTGAAGAGGCAATAAAAATCCTCTCCTATAAAAATTCTACAAAAACTATTCTTAAAGTAAATCAAATAGGTCACTGGAACTCAAAGCTTTATTTCGATTCTATTGATGAACTTGAAAAAATTTATCCCGATATAAGAACGTTATGGATTTCAGCTTGGATATTGCATGTTGAGGGATTTCATGAAGGAAGATTAACTAAGGAAAATGTTCTAATTCTAAAAAATGATATTGAAAGACTAGTCAGATTAATCCAATAG
- a CDS encoding PaREP1 family protein, whose translation MQILKTSADVYLEEADELLFKGDVVQACEKYYKAAEEAIKILSSIILEKNIIDEVLNKNWNTEIINKAVFELSLILGKWIVESWGSAVALVTVSLDPQQVKKYRENIVKLVQVANERFNRKIIERG comes from the coding sequence ATGCAGATTTTGAAAACTTCTGCTGATGTCTATTTGGAGGAGGCTGATGAGTTGCTTTTTAAGGGTGATGTTGTTCAAGCTTGTGAGAAGTATTATAAGGCTGCTGAAGAGGCAATAAAAATCCTCTCTAGTATTATTCTTGAAAAAAACATAATTGACGAGGTTTTAAATAAAAATTGGAATACTGAAATAATCAATAAGGCAGTCTTTGAGTTATCATTAATACTTGGTAAATGGATAGTTGAAAGTTGGGGATCAGCTGTAGCGCTGGTAACGGTAAGTCTTGATCCTCAACAAGTAAAGAAATATAGGGAAAATATAGTTAAATTAGTTCAAGTTGCTAACGAAAGATTCAATAGAAAGATTATTGAAAGAGGCTGA
- a CDS encoding S41 family peptidase encodes MKGYYLHPDIRENLVAFTSDDDVWLMTLEDMKPIRVTSGQGVAIRPKISPDGKKIAYTIIWLRKGKGGGDIFITGNGETKRITFFGSMNTRVLGWLSDDEILVLTDFHTPFPQWSEAYKININDGTMEKIPFGPISNIAISGDIIVIARGYQDLPFWKGYKGGTKGEFLISYDKGNTFNKFLSLDGIVSWPMIIKDRVYFLSDHEGVSNLYSVNLEGKDLTKHTNFTEYYCRNASSDGKRIVFQNGGDIYLYDPEKQELKLLDIDLPTDRKKKQGKFVEALDYTTEAIANDKYLSLISRGKVFLMRHWDGPAVQLGEKQGVRYKQIQLLPNGDTVVLDTNDGKLTFLSKDGSIKKLNVDLGRIERIKVSPDGKKILISNNRLELWLYEVDTTNLRLIDKSEYDVISQMDWYPDSEWFAYTFPESYSTQSIKLAHISGKVIRITSPYGYDFSPSFDPDGRYLYFLSARHLDPTNDKVIFNMSFQRVIKPYLVVLSNIYSPFNQSLEETTSDKKVEIEGIEDRVIPFPVDEDYYIRIEGAKNNKIFLFSLPIKGYRYPGETLGKLEVFDLDSKTKELYADNVKSFSLTIDKGKILILFKDSIRLLDVNTKPDLNATGKKGGIVDLSRIKVYVDPEREWKQMFREAWKLMQQNYWKPDGLKDWESLLLKYEKLIDRISTRYELSDLIQEMQGETKTSHSYEMPYDYDTAEPLPIGGLGADFEYDKENKCYKIAKIYVGDPTNENERSPLRDPGVQLNVGDCIKAVDGEEVKYNILSYLINKDQVVLDVITKDGKTKRVTVKLLKDEKFLVYRYWVEKNRQYVHEKSKGKLGYVHIPDMMYQGFAEFYRLFLSEFHREGLIVDVRFNRGGFISGLILEKLLLKRMGYVVRRNGKELPHPFFSSPGVIVAITNQYAGSDGDIFSYLFKKYKLGILIGRRTWGGVIGINVRDRLADNSAVSQPEFAVHFHDIGLKIENYGVDPDIEVDIKPEDYANGRDPQLDTAIELALKQLEEKS; translated from the coding sequence ATGAAAGGCTATTATTTACATCCTGACATAAGGGAAAATCTAGTAGCCTTTACTTCAGATGACGACGTTTGGTTAATGACATTAGAGGATATGAAACCAATAAGGGTAACTAGCGGACAAGGAGTCGCAATAAGACCAAAAATAAGCCCGGATGGAAAGAAAATCGCATACACTATTATTTGGTTAAGGAAAGGTAAAGGTGGTGGAGACATATTTATAACGGGAAACGGTGAAACTAAAAGAATTACATTTTTCGGCAGTATGAATACTAGAGTTTTAGGCTGGTTGTCAGATGACGAAATACTCGTCTTAACTGATTTCCATACGCCCTTCCCACAATGGAGTGAGGCATATAAAATAAACATAAATGACGGAACAATGGAAAAGATACCCTTCGGCCCTATTTCTAACATTGCAATTTCTGGGGACATTATAGTTATAGCCAGAGGCTATCAGGACTTACCATTCTGGAAGGGTTATAAGGGTGGAACTAAAGGTGAGTTTTTGATATCTTACGATAAAGGAAACACGTTTAATAAATTCCTCAGTCTGGACGGAATAGTAAGCTGGCCTATGATAATTAAGGACAGAGTCTACTTCCTTTCAGATCATGAAGGAGTTTCAAACCTTTACTCCGTTAATCTGGAGGGCAAGGATTTAACAAAACATACAAACTTTACTGAATATTATTGCAGAAATGCAAGCAGTGATGGAAAAAGGATCGTGTTTCAAAACGGTGGGGATATCTATTTATATGACCCAGAAAAACAAGAATTAAAACTCCTTGATATTGACCTCCCTACAGACAGAAAGAAAAAGCAAGGAAAGTTCGTTGAAGCCCTAGATTACACTACTGAAGCTATCGCAAACGATAAGTACCTTAGTTTAATAAGCAGAGGGAAAGTGTTTTTAATGAGACACTGGGATGGTCCGGCAGTACAACTTGGAGAAAAACAAGGAGTGAGATATAAACAAATACAGTTACTCCCTAATGGTGATACAGTAGTTTTAGATACAAATGATGGCAAACTCACTTTTCTCAGCAAAGATGGTTCAATTAAGAAATTAAATGTAGACCTTGGAAGAATTGAAAGAATCAAAGTATCCCCAGACGGAAAGAAGATACTTATTTCAAACAATAGACTAGAACTCTGGCTTTACGAGGTTGATACTACAAACCTAAGACTAATTGACAAGAGCGAATACGATGTAATATCTCAGATGGACTGGTATCCTGACAGTGAATGGTTTGCCTATACTTTTCCAGAAAGTTATAGTACTCAGTCTATTAAGTTAGCTCATATCTCTGGAAAAGTAATAAGAATAACGAGCCCTTACGGTTATGATTTTTCTCCCTCTTTCGATCCTGACGGAAGATACCTGTATTTCTTATCAGCAAGACATCTAGACCCAACTAACGATAAGGTGATATTTAATATGAGTTTCCAAAGAGTCATAAAGCCTTACCTAGTAGTCCTCTCTAATATTTATTCACCGTTTAATCAATCTTTAGAAGAAACTACAAGTGATAAAAAAGTCGAGATCGAGGGTATTGAAGACAGAGTAATTCCCTTCCCTGTTGATGAGGATTATTATATTAGGATTGAAGGAGCAAAGAACAATAAAATATTTCTCTTTTCACTTCCTATTAAAGGATATAGGTATCCTGGCGAAACATTAGGCAAACTAGAAGTTTTTGACCTTGATAGCAAAACTAAAGAACTATATGCAGATAATGTAAAGAGTTTTTCATTAACCATAGATAAAGGGAAAATTCTGATACTATTTAAAGACTCCATAAGACTCTTGGACGTAAACACTAAACCAGATCTAAACGCCACAGGCAAGAAAGGAGGAATAGTTGATCTCTCAAGAATTAAAGTATATGTTGATCCAGAAAGAGAGTGGAAACAAATGTTCAGAGAAGCGTGGAAGCTTATGCAACAAAACTATTGGAAGCCAGATGGACTTAAGGACTGGGAATCACTACTTTTAAAGTATGAGAAGTTAATTGATAGGATAAGCACTCGTTACGAACTCTCAGACTTAATACAGGAAATGCAAGGTGAGACAAAAACCTCTCATTCTTATGAGATGCCATACGACTATGATACTGCAGAACCTTTACCAATAGGCGGATTAGGAGCCGATTTTGAATATGATAAAGAAAATAAATGCTATAAGATTGCTAAGATTTACGTAGGTGACCCAACAAATGAAAATGAGAGAAGTCCTCTTAGAGATCCAGGAGTTCAGCTTAACGTTGGAGATTGCATAAAGGCTGTTGACGGTGAAGAAGTGAAATATAATATTCTCTCCTACCTAATTAATAAGGATCAAGTCGTACTAGATGTTATTACGAAGGATGGAAAGACTAAACGCGTTACTGTGAAATTATTAAAAGATGAGAAGTTCTTAGTTTATAGATATTGGGTTGAGAAGAATAGACAATATGTTCATGAGAAAAGTAAGGGAAAGTTAGGATATGTTCATATCCCTGATATGATGTATCAAGGTTTCGCAGAGTTCTATAGACTCTTCCTCTCCGAATTCCATAGAGAAGGATTAATAGTAGACGTTAGGTTTAACAGAGGCGGGTTCATCTCCGGTTTAATTTTGGAGAAGCTCCTTCTCAAAAGAATGGGCTATGTAGTGAGGAGAAACGGAAAAGAACTACCGCATCCTTTCTTCTCTTCTCCTGGAGTTATCGTAGCAATAACTAATCAATATGCAGGCTCTGACGGCGATATATTCTCCTATTTATTCAAAAAGTACAAGTTGGGAATATTGATAGGAAGAAGGACTTGGGGTGGAGTTATAGGAATTAACGTAAGAGATAGATTGGCTGATAACTCTGCAGTATCTCAACCAGAGTTTGCAGTACATTTTCACGACATAGGATTAAAAATAGAGAACTATGGTGTAGATCCGGATATTGAAGTTGATATTAAACCAGAAGATTATGCTAATGGAAGGGATCCGCAACTTGATACTGCAATTGAGCTAGCATTAAAACAACTTGAAGAAAAAAGCTAG
- a CDS encoding PaREP1 family protein has product MEEKLASPKIDRKAYVRARIIETLDDLDVAINMWLAGRSRNAAGKVFSAVKALLSALVTKNLDKLAADNEWYVKKGYNAPTHSLKSISIDLVKLGYSEVGSITNVALLLHDYQYNGFDPDFSKYKNKDEVLYDLVIVIKIILDNIKKWFEDEWDNQLDILYNIVLADFLKIKKEK; this is encoded by the coding sequence ATGGAGGAGAAATTAGCTTCGCCGAAAATTGATAGAAAGGCTTATGTTAGGGCTAGAATTATAGAGACGCTTGATGATTTAGATGTTGCTATAAATATGTGGTTAGCCGGGAGAAGTAGAAATGCGGCTGGAAAGGTGTTTAGTGCAGTTAAGGCTCTATTATCAGCATTAGTTACTAAAAATCTAGATAAACTGGCTGCTGATAACGAATGGTATGTTAAGAAGGGTTATAATGCACCAACGCATTCATTAAAGAGTATTTCAATTGATTTGGTAAAATTAGGCTATTCTGAAGTAGGGAGCATAACGAATGTAGCTTTACTTCTTCATGATTATCAGTATAACGGTTTTGATCCAGATTTCTCAAAATATAAGAATAAGGACGAGGTATTATATGATCTAGTAATTGTAATTAAGATTATTTTGGATAACATTAAGAAGTGGTTTGAAGACGAATGGGATAATCAATTGGACATATTATACAATATAGTCCTAGCTGATTTCTTGAAAATAAAGAAGGAAAAATAA
- a CDS encoding MFS transporter, with translation MTIAGRIERLPWTSFHTKLLALLSLGEFFELYDLFVGGFVVQPISSFYKIPSAEAIYYTIAIFFLGAFVGAIIFTYIGDVMGRRTALILNMFIASVGLLLTPFSPNIYLLGLLRFITGLGVGPEALIVLDVMITEFFPSRIRGRALAIGYTASWTAPIVVAILAYLLIPHSYILQGWQWLYIIGGLGILTIIPFRFLIPESPRWLETKGRIDEAEKIVNMMEEVAIREKGHLSEPLQVEVVTSQKVKISELFSPLYRKRTIMLWIFEFLQTGVYYGFASLAPSVLYAKGFSLVHTLEYSMLIYTSYFISSLASIFIIDSQKFDRKWQVSIVMLLMGIVGLAFGFSTTALEVVTTGFLFGFLSNIFSNAFHQYGAELYPTRIRSFADGVQYSLSRLGNYIWLSILPLLLYSKGPAFMYAVVFVMALIVTLDVGILGPKASQIELEQLSK, from the coding sequence ATGACCATTGCTGGAAGGATTGAAAGATTGCCCTGGACTTCTTTTCATACTAAGTTATTAGCACTCCTAAGCTTAGGAGAATTTTTTGAACTTTACGATCTATTTGTTGGAGGATTTGTAGTACAACCAATATCTTCTTTTTATAAAATTCCCTCAGCTGAAGCAATTTATTATACCATAGCAATCTTCTTTTTAGGTGCATTTGTCGGTGCTATAATATTTACTTATATAGGAGATGTTATGGGAAGACGAACAGCACTAATACTTAACATGTTCATAGCCTCGGTAGGACTCTTATTGACTCCATTTTCTCCAAATATATACTTATTAGGTTTGCTAAGGTTTATAACTGGATTAGGTGTTGGGCCAGAAGCATTGATAGTTTTAGATGTTATGATAACGGAGTTTTTCCCTTCTAGGATTAGAGGTAGGGCATTGGCTATTGGTTACACCGCTTCTTGGACGGCACCAATAGTTGTGGCTATTTTAGCTTATCTATTGATTCCTCATTCTTATATCCTTCAAGGCTGGCAGTGGTTGTATATAATAGGAGGATTGGGAATACTTACGATTATACCTTTTAGGTTCTTAATTCCAGAATCTCCAAGATGGCTGGAGACTAAAGGGAGAATAGATGAGGCTGAGAAAATAGTAAATATGATGGAAGAAGTAGCAATAAGAGAAAAGGGGCACTTAAGTGAGCCTTTACAAGTAGAGGTAGTTACTTCACAAAAAGTAAAAATATCAGAGTTATTTTCACCACTATATAGGAAGAGGACAATAATGTTATGGATATTTGAGTTTTTGCAAACTGGAGTATATTACGGATTTGCCTCTTTGGCTCCTTCAGTTCTCTATGCTAAAGGTTTTAGCTTAGTTCATACCTTAGAGTACTCAATGCTAATTTACACTTCTTACTTTATCAGCTCTCTTGCATCTATTTTCATAATTGATAGTCAGAAATTTGATAGGAAATGGCAAGTAAGTATTGTAATGTTACTCATGGGTATTGTTGGTTTAGCATTTGGATTTTCAACTACCGCATTAGAAGTTGTAACTACAGGATTCTTATTTGGATTTCTGTCTAACATATTTTCAAATGCTTTCCATCAATACGGGGCGGAATTATACCCAACTAGAATAAGGTCCTTTGCTGACGGTGTTCAGTATTCTCTTAGCAGACTTGGAAACTATATTTGGCTTTCTATATTACCTTTATTACTCTACTCTAAAGGCCCGGCATTTATGTACGCTGTAGTATTTGTAATGGCATTGATAGTAACATTAGATGTTGGAATATTAGGACCAAAGGCGTCTCAAATAGAGCTTGAACAACTCTCTAAATAA
- a CDS encoding Rieske (2Fe-2S) protein gives MLTFTQINGYPVMVYNKDGTNYYWLAGCPHKKRPLNDAKVYDDKIECPFHHAVFSLISGELLTPPKSKTPCINCKLIRIIVTSDKISFEGEPFIPQLPDKKS, from the coding sequence ATGCTAACTTTTACTCAAATAAACGGTTACCCCGTAATGGTTTATAATAAAGATGGAACTAACTACTATTGGTTAGCTGGTTGTCCTCATAAGAAAAGACCTTTAAATGATGCAAAAGTTTATGATGATAAAATCGAATGTCCCTTTCATCACGCAGTTTTTAGTTTAATTTCTGGAGAATTATTAACTCCTCCAAAGTCTAAAACACCTTGTATAAATTGCAAACTCATAAGGATTATAGTTACTAGTGACAAGATAAGTTTTGAAGGTGAGCCTTTTATTCCACAATTACCAGATAAAAAGTCTTAG
- a CDS encoding hemerythrin domain-containing protein, whose product MLSLVLTLDHRRLEELVEEFRNSPDLSTYEEIRRAFINHIYWEEEFLFPKVNDSSLLTIIKSLEIEHGSMWLLLDQTKEYLDNGNTEEAKEKMNEFMRVLLEHDGAEEGSVYQQLDTLSDEDQANLILEEIKLANPPKEWKCKAIR is encoded by the coding sequence ATGCTCTCTTTAGTTTTAACTTTAGATCATAGGAGATTAGAAGAGCTTGTTGAGGAGTTTAGGAATTCCCCAGATTTATCAACATATGAGGAAATAAGACGTGCCTTTATTAATCACATTTATTGGGAGGAAGAATTTCTTTTTCCTAAAGTAAATGATAGTTCTCTTTTAACTATCATTAAGTCTCTAGAGATTGAACATGGCAGTATGTGGCTTCTCTTAGATCAAACTAAAGAGTATTTAGATAATGGTAACACTGAAGAAGCTAAAGAAAAGATGAACGAATTTATGAGAGTACTTCTTGAGCATGATGGTGCAGAGGAAGGCAGTGTGTATCAACAATTAGATACTCTGTCAGATGAGGATCAGGCTAATCTTATACTTGAGGAGATAAAGTTAGCTAACCCGCCGAAAGAATGGAAATGCAAAGCAATAAGATGA
- a CDS encoding 4Fe-4S dicluster domain-containing protein produces the protein MGIDPNYRQNRQVVGEHEGHKIYGPIGPPGKLGIHGTIVGVDFDLCIADGSCINACPVNVFQWFDTPSHPASEKKADPINEKSCIFCMACVNVCPVAAIDVKPP, from the coding sequence ATGGGTATAGATCCAAACTATAGGCAAAATAGGCAAGTAGTAGGAGAGCATGAAGGACATAAAATTTACGGACCAATAGGACCTCCTGGAAAGTTGGGGATTCATGGCACAATAGTGGGAGTAGATTTCGATTTATGCATTGCAGACGGTTCATGCATAAATGCATGCCCAGTAAATGTATTTCAATGGTTTGATACACCAAGTCATCCAGCTTCAGAAAAGAAAGCAGACCCCATTAATGAAAAATCTTGTATATTCTGCATGGCATGTGTTAACGTATGCCCAGTAGCTGCAATTGATGTAAAACCACCATGA
- a CDS encoding PaREP1 family protein: MQELYLSVEMLKAGYSRNSASKLFLSWKALLSSIVVTNFNKIVEKKKKEGKEDEVK; the protein is encoded by the coding sequence TTGCAAGAGCTCTATTTAAGTGTTGAGATGCTTAAGGCTGGTTATAGTAGGAATTCTGCGAGTAAGCTCTTTCTTTCATGGAAGGCACTTTTAAGCTCAATCGTTGTTACGAACTTTAACAAAATTGTGGAAAAGAAGAAGAAGGAGGGGAAGGAAGATGAGGTTAAATGA